In the Erythrolamprus reginae isolate rEryReg1 chromosome 13, rEryReg1.hap1, whole genome shotgun sequence genome, one interval contains:
- the LOC139175147 gene encoding shematrin-like protein 2, translating into MACCGPSCAVPSCASAPVVGLGSTGCGPCGPCGPCGPWGYGYRGLGLGYGYGSGYGSGRFAESARNLGTLAGVVPSCINQIPPSEVTIQPPPVVVTIPGPILSASCEPVAVGGHTPCAPGGFGGYGGYYGGRLGRFGRRGSICSFGRRGSICTLPC; encoded by the coding sequence ATGGCTTGCTGTGGACCATCTTGTGCTGTTCCATCTTGTGCCTCTGCCCCCGTCGTCGGGCTGGGATCAACCGGCTGTGGACCATGCGGACCATGCGGACCATGCGGACCATGGGGATACGGCTACAGAGGTCTTGGTCTTGGCTACGGCTATGGCTCCGGCTATGGCTCTGGTAGGTTCGCTGAATCCGCCAGGAACCTGGGCACCCTGGCCGGAGTTGTCCCCTCCTGCATCAACCAGATCCCGCCATCCGAAGTGACCATCCAGCCACCCCCAGTTGTGGTCACCATCCCTGGTCCTATCCTGTCTGCCAGCTGTGAACCCGTTGCTGTTGGAGGCCACACCCCATGTGCCCCTGGAGGTTTTGGAGGTTATGGTGGCTACTACGGAGGCCGCCTAGGGCGTTTCGGTCGCCGTGGCAGCATCTGCTCTTTCGGTCGCCGAGGTAGCATCTGCACCCTCCCTTGTTAA